The following nucleotide sequence is from Gloeocapsa sp. PCC 73106.
GATTGTGGGAGGCATTGGTCAAAGATTGAGCACTTTTGGACCCTTTGGCTTTGCTACTCGTACCCCCATTACTAATCTTTGGTTGGTTGGGGATTCTACCCATCCGGGAGAAGGTACAGCAGGAGTCAGCTACTCCGCGACCACGGTTGTTAAGCAAATTGAAGCAACTGCGCTAAGATATTGATAAACTAAACTGCATATTCATCTAAAAAACTTAAATTCATGAGCGCTACCGAAGTTTTAACTAACAGTCTCGTTAACTTCATCAATATCTACCTGATTTTGATTTTTATTCGCTTGCTACTAAGTTGGTTTCAGACCGCGGAGATCGCTAGTCAAGCTATCTCTTTTCTTAGCCCTGTCACTGACCCTTACTTGAATGTTTTTCGTTCTTTTATTCCACCTTTGGGCGGTATCGATCTCTCTCCCATTTTGGCAATTATTGTACTCAATTTGATTGCTTCTTTTTTGACCGCGGTTTAATCCTCGTCGTAATAGTAA
It contains:
- a CDS encoding YggT family protein; the protein is MSATEVLTNSLVNFINIYLILIFIRLLLSWFQTAEIASQAISFLSPVTDPYLNVFRSFIPPLGGIDLSPILAIIVLNLIASFLTAV